TGAGGCGACCCTGGAGTGCTATCGGCGCCTGTACAACGACCAGATTCCCCAGAAGAATCTGGGCGCCCGGACCCCGGTCGAGGTCCTCAAGGCCTACTACGAGTCAAGCCCCGACCGCTTCTGGAGGAAGCCACACAATCCTCCGAGTCCCGACAGCTAAAGATCGAGGCCGCCCGGCATGGGCGCTCCATGGAGGAAGAGATCCGGCACATACTACGGCAGGCTGTTGCCCAACCTCCCCGGGAGCAGGGGCTGGGAAGCCGGATCGCGGAGCGGTTCCGAGGTCTGGGGGGCTGTGAGCTGCCACCCCCCGGGCGCCAGGAGACGCCCCGCTCGCCGGACTTCCGTACGTGATCGTTCTCGATACCAACGTCATTTCGGAGCTAATGCGCCCGGCCCCGATACGAGTTATAGTCAAATCTGGTATATGGGCGATTCTGGTCAGGCGACGTCCCAGCTGTCCTCCTGCTTGTCGGTGGTTTCCTCGCCATCCTGGAACGGCGTGCCCGCGTAGACCTTCGGCAGCTCCCGGAAGCCCCGCAGCCGGCGCCAGCGCTTTTGGGCGCTCTGGCCGAGCTTGAACACCAGCGCCATAATCGTCTCCCGGGAAACAAAGCCCCGGTTCTTGTCGGTGCGCAGCCGGACGGTGACGAAGGTCGATTCGATCGGATTCGTGGTCCGGATGGACTGCCAGTGCGCCGCCGGGAAATCGTAGAAGGCGAGCAGGGATTCCCGGTCCTGGGCCAGGCAGTCGGTGGCCTTGGGGTATTTGGCCTCATAGGCCGCCAGGAAGTCCTCGAAGGCGCGCTCCGCCTCCTCCCGGGTCGGTGCCATCCAGATCGCCTGTAGGTCGCCCTTGGCTTTCTTTTGCAGGCTCTTGGGCAGCTTGTTCAGCACATTGGCGGTCTTGTGCACCCAGCACCGCTGGTGGCGGGTGGCGCCGAAGACCTTGGCCAATGCCTTCCAGAAAC
The genomic region above belongs to Thiohalorhabdus sp. Cl-TMA and contains:
- a CDS encoding FitA-like ribbon-helix-helix domain-containing protein, with product MEAARHGRSMEEEIRHILRQAVAQPPREQGLGSRIAERFRGLGGCELPPPGRQETPRSPDFRT
- a CDS encoding integrase core domain-containing protein; this translates as MDQLCADQGIAHRLIPPRQPETNGLVERFNGRISEVLASVHLRNREELEATLECYRRLYNDQIPQKNLGARTPVEVLKAYYESSPDRFWRKPHNPPSPDS